The following are from one region of the Mycetohabitans rhizoxinica HKI 454 genome:
- a CDS encoding HU family DNA-binding protein, producing MNKQELIDAVAAQTGASKAQTGETLDTLLEIIKTVVSKGDSVQLIGFGSFGSGKRAARTGRNPKTGETIKIPAAKTVKFTAGKAFKDVVNER from the coding sequence ATGAACAAACAGGAACTGATCGATGCGGTCGCCGCGCAGACCGGCGCCAGCAAGGCGCAAACTGGCGAGACGCTCGACACGCTGCTCGAAATCATTAAGACGGTCGTGTCCAAGGGCGACAGCGTCCAGTTGATCGGCTTCGGCAGCTTCGGCTCGGGCAAGCGCGCGGCGCGCACCGGCCGTAACCCGAAGACCGGCGAGACGATCAAGATTCCCGCTGCAAAGACGGTCAAGTTCACGGCCGGCAAGGCGTTCAAGGACGTCGTCAACGAGCGTTAA
- a CDS encoding lytic transglycosylase domain-containing protein yields MNLRSITSIAFAASVLALTSPRAHADCFDNAAAYHHVNPLILRAIAWQESHNRPDALHKNANGSTDYGLMQINSIHLPKLASYGISHQTLMEPCKAVYIAAWHLRRQMDKYGNTWQAVGSYHSETPALRDKYAKQIMAILNKWNLLAQR; encoded by the coding sequence ATGAACCTGAGATCCATCACCTCGATCGCCTTTGCCGCCAGCGTGCTCGCACTGACGTCGCCGCGCGCGCATGCGGACTGCTTCGACAACGCGGCTGCCTATCATCACGTGAATCCCCTGATCCTGCGCGCGATCGCGTGGCAGGAGTCGCACAACCGGCCTGACGCACTGCACAAGAACGCGAACGGCTCAACCGACTACGGCTTGATGCAGATCAACTCGATCCACTTACCTAAGCTCGCGTCATACGGCATCTCGCACCAGACGCTAATGGAGCCATGCAAGGCCGTCTACATCGCCGCCTGGCACTTGCGACGCCAAATGGACAAATACGGCAATACCTGGCAGGCGGTCGGCTCTTATCATTCCGAAACACCGGCGCTGCGCGACAAGTACGCCAAGCAGATCATGGCGATTCTGAACAAGTGGAACCTGCTCGCGCAGCGCTGA
- the mnmC gene encoding bifunctional tRNA (5-methylaminomethyl-2-thiouridine)(34)-methyltransferase MnmD/FAD-dependent 5-carboxymethylaminomethyl-2-thiouridine(34) oxidoreductase MnmC, with protein sequence MTGPLIAAQLALREDGIPYSPLFDDVYHSAMGGIGQALHVFVAGNRLPANWQHKAVFSIVETGFGLGLNFLVTWSQWRGDPSRCDRLHFVSVEKHPFSRDDLDTLLTRLLDSHAELAGLARKLVRAWPMLTPGIHRLAFDDGRVTLTLALGDAAQMLPKLAVRADAFYLDGFSPAKNDALWSPAIFKALARMAEVGATFATYTSAGKVKAALTGAGFVHRKARGYGTKRDMLVGEFAPAYRVRRHEPPPRAAWTHRHAIVVGAGLAGCAVAERLAARGWAITLLEQRDAPASEASGNPAGVFHPMIARAMTPAMRLSSAGFLYALRAWQALADAGHALHWHAGGLLQLAQDDVDAAALRDAIVAAGLPAGFAVAVDRDAASAYAGVTLERGGIWFPRGGWIAPPSLCRAQLAAARTTLAANGQSLAWRTLFGVRVEQLVHDVEGWHALDAAGGRIATAPVVVIANAHDAIRLGHLAHAPVRSARGQLTILPHAAPPSLRMPVIGDGYALALDNGRLMTGASYDMDDAGLDERRASHDENISRLRALIPGIAPSVDWARVQGRVGLRCVVSDRLPMVGPLADEADPMAAGASQSGARLPELQRRPGLYGAFAYGSRGLVWAAISGELLASQINGEPWPLERDLADALDPARYLLRTLRATAQR encoded by the coding sequence ATGACTGGCCCACTCATTGCCGCGCAACTTGCGTTGCGCGAGGACGGCATCCCTTATTCACCGCTGTTCGACGACGTCTACCATAGCGCGATGGGGGGCATCGGCCAGGCGCTGCACGTGTTCGTCGCGGGAAACCGGCTGCCCGCCAATTGGCAACACAAGGCGGTGTTTTCGATCGTGGAGACCGGCTTCGGGCTCGGCTTAAACTTCCTCGTCACATGGTCACAGTGGCGCGGCGACCCCTCGCGATGCGATCGGCTGCATTTCGTTTCCGTCGAAAAACATCCGTTCAGCCGCGACGATCTTGACACGCTGCTCACGCGCCTGCTCGATTCGCATGCTGAACTTGCAGGCCTTGCACGCAAGCTGGTCCGCGCCTGGCCCATGCTCACGCCCGGCATTCATCGGCTGGCGTTCGATGACGGACGCGTCACATTGACACTGGCACTGGGCGATGCAGCGCAAATGCTACCCAAGTTGGCCGTGCGCGCCGATGCGTTCTATCTCGACGGCTTCTCGCCGGCCAAAAACGACGCGCTATGGTCGCCCGCGATCTTCAAGGCGCTAGCCAGAATGGCCGAAGTCGGCGCCACGTTCGCCACTTATACCTCGGCCGGCAAGGTCAAGGCTGCACTCACCGGCGCCGGTTTCGTGCACCGTAAGGCGCGGGGCTATGGCACCAAGCGCGACATGCTAGTCGGCGAATTCGCACCGGCCTACCGGGTCCGACGCCATGAACCGCCGCCGCGCGCTGCCTGGACGCACCGCCATGCGATTGTGGTCGGCGCGGGGCTGGCTGGCTGCGCGGTAGCCGAGCGGCTGGCTGCGCGCGGCTGGGCGATCACGCTGCTGGAACAGCGCGATGCACCGGCGAGCGAAGCCTCAGGTAACCCGGCGGGCGTGTTCCATCCGATGATCGCGCGCGCGATGACACCTGCCATGCGGCTCTCCAGCGCGGGCTTCCTGTATGCGCTGCGGGCCTGGCAGGCATTGGCCGACGCTGGCCATGCGCTGCACTGGCACGCCGGTGGACTGCTGCAGCTCGCGCAAGACGACGTCGACGCCGCGGCATTGCGCGACGCCATCGTCGCAGCCGGACTGCCGGCCGGATTCGCCGTCGCGGTAGACCGCGATGCGGCCAGCGCCTACGCTGGCGTCACGCTCGAGCGCGGTGGCATCTGGTTCCCACGTGGCGGGTGGATCGCACCGCCATCACTGTGCCGTGCCCAATTGGCCGCGGCACGCACCACGCTCGCCGCGAACGGCCAAAGTCTGGCGTGGCGCACGCTGTTCGGCGTGCGCGTTGAACAGCTTGTTCATGACGTGGAAGGCTGGCACGCGCTCGATGCAGCGGGCGGGCGGATCGCCACAGCACCCGTCGTGGTCATCGCCAACGCGCACGACGCGATCCGTCTGGGCCATTTGGCCCACGCGCCGGTGCGCTCGGCCCGCGGGCAATTGACGATATTGCCACATGCCGCGCCGCCTTCGCTTCGCATGCCCGTAATCGGCGATGGCTACGCACTGGCACTGGATAACGGCCGCCTGATGACCGGTGCAAGCTACGACATGGATGACGCTGGCTTGGACGAACGGCGCGCGTCACATGACGAGAATATCAGCCGCCTGCGCGCGCTCATACCGGGAATCGCGCCGTCAGTTGACTGGGCTAGGGTACAGGGGCGGGTAGGCTTACGTTGCGTGGTCAGTGACCGGCTGCCCATGGTCGGTCCGCTGGCGGACGAAGCGGATCCGATGGCAGCCGGCGCCTCCCAGTCCGGCGCACGGCTGCCGGAGCTGCAACGGCGCCCAGGCCTGTACGGCGCATTCGCCTATGGTTCACGAGGACTCGTGTGGGCGGCGATAAGCGGCGAATTGCTCGCCAGCCAGATCAACGGCGAGCCTTGGCCACTGGAGCGGGACCTGGCTGACGCATTGGATCCGGCGCGTTACCTGCTGCGCACGCTGCGCGCCACAGCTCAACGATAG
- the gspE gene encoding type II secretion system ATPase GspE, with protein sequence MRTVTASSETVAEREPPSPLAARLLPYAFARSGQILIAHQHASGLDVWISERTSAAALAEVARNFGALTLTRLPSDELTQAINNAYARQDGSAAQVVGEVEGEVDLSRLMQDIPEVEDLLESEDDAPIIRMINALLTQAAREGASDIHIEPFENTSVVRFRVDGTLRDVVRPKKALHGALISRIKIMAQLDIAEKRLPQDGRITLRVGGRPVDVRVSTLPTGHGERAVLRLLEKDAQRLNLERLGMGPDTLAQFDKLIGRPHGIVLVTGPTGSGKTTTLYAALSRLETETSNIMTVEDPIEYDLSGIGQTQVNDRIGMNFARALRSILRQDPDIIMIGEIRDLETAQIAVQASLTGHLVLATLHTNDAASAVTRLTDMGVEPYLLASSLLGVLAQRLVRQLCPVCKRQSVDDGRMQWHPVGCDKCGHCGYTGRRGVYELLLIDDAIRTLIHRNASDAELLQRARASGMRTLREDAQRWLDTGVTSLEEVLRVTGGE encoded by the coding sequence ATGCGTACCGTGACTGCTTCGAGCGAAACCGTTGCCGAGCGCGAGCCGCCGTCGCCGTTGGCCGCGCGGCTGTTGCCTTACGCGTTCGCGCGCAGCGGCCAGATCCTGATCGCGCACCAGCACGCCAGTGGACTGGATGTCTGGATCAGCGAACGCACCAGTGCCGCGGCGCTGGCCGAGGTGGCACGCAACTTCGGCGCGCTGACGCTGACCCGCTTGCCGTCAGACGAGTTGACGCAGGCGATCAACAACGCGTATGCGCGGCAAGACGGCAGCGCCGCGCAGGTGGTCGGCGAGGTCGAGGGCGAAGTCGACTTGTCCAGGCTGATGCAGGACATTCCGGAGGTCGAGGATCTGCTCGAGTCCGAGGACGACGCGCCGATTATCCGGATGATCAATGCGCTGCTCACGCAGGCTGCCCGCGAAGGCGCGTCGGATATCCACATTGAGCCGTTTGAGAACACGTCGGTCGTGCGCTTTCGCGTGGACGGCACGTTGCGCGACGTGGTGCGGCCCAAAAAGGCGCTGCATGGCGCACTGATCTCGCGTATCAAGATCATGGCGCAACTGGACATCGCCGAAAAGCGTTTGCCGCAGGACGGACGCATTACGTTGCGTGTCGGCGGGCGCCCGGTCGATGTCCGGGTATCGACGCTACCCACCGGTCACGGCGAACGCGCGGTGTTGCGGTTGCTCGAGAAGGATGCGCAGCGACTGAACTTGGAGCGGCTGGGAATGGGCCCCGACACGCTTGCGCAATTCGACAAGCTGATTGGACGCCCGCACGGCATCGTGCTGGTGACCGGCCCGACCGGCTCGGGCAAGACCACGACGTTGTACGCGGCGCTGTCGCGGCTGGAGACCGAGACGTCGAACATCATGACGGTCGAGGATCCGATCGAGTACGACTTGTCCGGCATCGGGCAGACGCAGGTCAACGATCGCATCGGGATGAATTTTGCCCGCGCGCTACGCTCGATCCTGCGGCAGGACCCGGACATTATCATGATTGGGGAAATTCGCGACCTGGAGACGGCGCAGATCGCGGTACAGGCGTCGCTGACCGGGCACTTGGTGCTGGCCACGTTGCACACCAACGATGCGGCATCTGCGGTGACGCGGCTCACCGACATGGGCGTGGAGCCCTATCTGCTTGCTTCGAGCCTGCTGGGCGTGCTGGCGCAACGACTGGTGCGCCAGTTGTGTCCGGTATGCAAGCGACAGAGCGTCGATGATGGTCGTATGCAGTGGCATCCGGTCGGTTGCGACAAGTGTGGCCACTGCGGCTATACCGGCCGCCGTGGCGTCTATGAACTGTTGCTAATTGATGACGCGATCCGCACGTTGATTCACCGCAATGCATCGGATGCCGAACTGCTCCAGCGCGCACGCGCGAGCGGCATGCGTACATTGCGCGAGGATGCGCAGCGCTGGCTCGACACCGGTGTGACCTCGCTCGAGGAAGTGCTGCGTGTAACCGGCGGGGAATAA
- a CDS encoding GTP-binding protein produces MTFAPLPVTVLCGFLGAGKTTLLNHILANRAGLRVAVIVNDVASVNIDAQLVRGASELSHVDERLVELSNGCICCTLRDDLLREVKRLAAENRFDAILIESTGIAEPLPIAETFTFVDDDGVALADLARLDTLVTVVDACHFLRDYESTDALADRGMAVDAGDDRALVELLIEQVEFCDVLVLNKADLVSADELSRLRHILARINPRARQVVSRFADVPLAEVFNTGRFDFDLAASAPGWLASLHHDHPGEADAFGIGNVVYRSRRPFHPQRFWDLLHNETAWRGVLRSKGFFWLATRNDLAGTLSQAGTVCRHGPAGTWWAAQPRDTWPQDDAFLSELKTDWHGDWSDPTIGDRRQELVLIGAHLDRDAWQARLDACVLTDAQWQAGQKGANPSAWQGFADPFPRWSEAFDHVNDVDDPPGNAPGSPAFASRSI; encoded by the coding sequence ATGACTTTTGCTCCCCTGCCTGTCACCGTGCTCTGCGGCTTTCTTGGCGCCGGCAAGACCACACTGCTCAATCATATCCTCGCGAACCGAGCCGGCTTGCGCGTGGCCGTCATCGTCAACGATGTCGCGTCGGTCAATATCGATGCGCAGCTGGTACGCGGCGCGAGCGAGCTGTCGCACGTCGATGAGCGGCTCGTTGAACTTTCAAATGGCTGTATCTGCTGTACGTTGCGCGACGATCTGCTACGTGAGGTGAAGCGGCTTGCCGCAGAAAACCGCTTTGATGCGATCCTGATCGAATCGACTGGCATCGCAGAGCCGCTACCGATTGCTGAAACCTTCACGTTCGTCGACGACGACGGCGTGGCGCTCGCCGACCTTGCCAGGCTGGACACGCTCGTCACGGTGGTCGATGCGTGCCATTTCCTGCGTGACTATGAATCGACCGACGCGCTGGCCGACCGCGGCATGGCCGTCGATGCCGGCGATGATCGCGCGCTGGTCGAGTTGCTGATCGAGCAAGTGGAGTTTTGCGACGTGCTGGTGCTGAACAAGGCCGATCTGGTCAGCGCCGACGAGCTGTCCCGGCTACGGCACATCCTTGCGCGGATCAATCCGCGCGCGCGCCAAGTGGTCTCACGCTTTGCCGACGTGCCGCTAGCCGAGGTGTTTAACACCGGCCGCTTCGATTTCGATCTGGCGGCGAGCGCGCCAGGCTGGCTTGCGTCGCTACATCACGATCATCCCGGCGAAGCCGACGCATTTGGCATCGGCAATGTGGTGTATCGGTCGCGCCGGCCGTTTCATCCGCAACGTTTCTGGGACTTGCTGCACAACGAGACTGCCTGGCGCGGCGTGCTGCGCAGCAAGGGTTTTTTCTGGCTCGCTACCCGCAACGACCTTGCTGGCACGCTGTCTCAGGCCGGCACGGTATGCCGGCACGGGCCGGCCGGAACGTGGTGGGCCGCCCAGCCGCGCGATACGTGGCCGCAAGACGACGCGTTCCTGTCGGAGTTGAAAACGGACTGGCATGGAGATTGGAGCGATCCGACGATCGGTGATCGTCGCCAGGAACTGGTGCTGATCGGCGCGCATCTGGATCGCGATGCGTGGCAAGCCAGGCTTGACGCATGCGTGCTGACCGATGCGCAATGGCAAGCAGGGCAGAAAGGCGCCAATCCGTCGGCATGGCAGGGATTCGCCGACCCGTTTCCGCGATGGAGCGAAGCGTTCGATCACGTCAACGATGTCGATGACCCGCCCGGGAACGCACCCGGGTCGCCGGCGTTCGCCAGCCGATCAATATAA
- the gspD gene encoding type II secretion system secretin GspD: protein MTQNRFPARRMARSLLVAGLIAAVLGASPARAQVTLNFVDADIDQVAKAIGAATNKTIIVDPRVKGQLNLVSEQPVPREQALKTLQSALRMQGFALVQDHGVLKVVPEADAKLQGVPTYIGNTTPARGDQVVTQVFQLRNESANNLLPVLRPLISPNNQVAAYPSNNTLVVTDYADNVRRIGQIIQGIDTSAGAQVQIVPLKNASAVDVAQQLGKLLDPGAIGGTDATLRVSVNADPRTNSVLLRAASPSRLAAAKSLIATLDAPTTQPGNIHVVPLRNAEAVRMAKTLRGMLGGSRGATGSESQSSGGKSDSFGGGLGSSTGVSGLPPLPSGSSSAMSRNPLSGSGGAGGFGSGQSRDQSFSDKESSNDDNAQGGIVQADPATNSLIITAPEPLYRNIRNVIDQLDQRRAQVYIEAVIVDMNATSGANLGIQWQGALLSNNGNNGVYGGSNFNANGSQSIVGLSATGAIVAQDPATAAAQIGPNNLLNNGLNIGLLHRFGKVFGLGGLLQALATSSDTNILSTPNLITLDNEEARIVVGQNVPVVTGSYATPTANTTTSVSAFNTFDRQDVGITLHIKPQISEGGVLKLQIYQEDSAVQQGTQSNPGGVSITKRSIQSTVLADDGEIIVLGGLIQDNYANGNSKVPWLGNIPVLGSLFRSESKTRTKSNLMVFLRPVIVRDQSTSSQLALDRYEYLRAEQAAYQSDNRIVKDRETPLLPPAPLGPNEGGGPAANNVFDLRSAYGRSGPHHGNGADARGNGAAATSVSPPVDAPDASVGNADAPVGAPGASVGNADAFVGAPDASVSNADALVGAPNASVSHAPAPVGASPAPASPADSTVAPGQHP from the coding sequence ATGACACAGAATCGTTTTCCTGCGCGACGCATGGCGCGTTCGCTGCTGGTCGCGGGTCTGATCGCCGCCGTGCTCGGGGCGTCCCCCGCTCGCGCGCAGGTCACCTTGAATTTCGTCGATGCCGATATTGACCAGGTTGCCAAGGCAATCGGCGCGGCGACCAACAAGACGATCATTGTTGACCCCCGCGTCAAGGGACAATTGAATCTCGTTTCCGAGCAGCCGGTACCGCGGGAACAGGCACTTAAGACGTTGCAGTCTGCGTTGCGGATGCAGGGGTTCGCCCTGGTGCAGGACCACGGGGTGCTGAAGGTCGTGCCGGAGGCGGATGCGAAGCTGCAAGGTGTGCCGACCTATATCGGCAACACGACGCCGGCCCGCGGCGACCAAGTGGTCACACAGGTGTTCCAGCTGCGCAACGAGTCAGCGAACAACCTGTTGCCGGTGTTGCGGCCATTGATCTCGCCAAATAACCAAGTTGCCGCCTATCCGTCGAACAATACGCTGGTGGTGACCGACTACGCGGACAATGTGCGCCGTATCGGCCAGATCATTCAGGGCATCGACACGTCGGCCGGGGCACAGGTGCAGATCGTGCCGTTGAAGAACGCCAGCGCAGTCGATGTCGCGCAACAACTGGGCAAGCTACTCGACCCGGGTGCGATTGGGGGCACTGATGCGACGCTGCGCGTGAGCGTGAATGCCGACCCGCGGACCAATTCGGTGCTGCTGCGCGCGGCGAGCCCGTCAAGGCTGGCGGCGGCGAAATCGCTGATTGCGACGCTGGACGCGCCGACGACGCAACCGGGCAATATCCACGTGGTGCCGCTGCGCAACGCGGAAGCGGTACGCATGGCTAAGACGCTGCGCGGCATGCTCGGAGGCAGCCGCGGTGCAACAGGCTCGGAATCGCAAAGCAGCGGCGGCAAATCCGATTCGTTCGGTGGCGGTCTTGGCAGCTCCACCGGCGTGTCTGGGCTGCCACCGCTACCCTCGGGCTCATCCAGTGCCATGAGCCGCAACCCGCTGTCGGGCAGTGGCGGCGCTGGCGGATTCGGCTCCGGACAGTCGAGGGACCAAAGTTTCAGCGACAAGGAAAGTAGCAACGACGACAATGCGCAGGGCGGTATCGTGCAAGCCGACCCGGCTACCAATTCGCTCATCATCACCGCGCCAGAGCCGTTATACCGGAACATCCGCAACGTGATTGACCAGCTCGACCAGCGCCGGGCACAGGTCTACATCGAAGCGGTGATCGTGGACATGAACGCGACCTCCGGTGCCAACCTTGGTATCCAATGGCAGGGCGCGCTGTTGTCGAACAACGGCAATAATGGGGTGTATGGCGGCTCAAACTTCAATGCAAACGGCAGCCAGAGCATCGTCGGCTTAAGCGCCACCGGCGCCATCGTCGCGCAGGACCCGGCCACCGCGGCCGCACAGATTGGCCCGAACAACCTGCTCAACAATGGCCTGAACATTGGCCTGCTGCACCGCTTCGGTAAGGTCTTCGGCCTGGGTGGCCTGTTGCAGGCGCTGGCCACGAGCAGCGATACCAACATCCTGTCTACGCCTAACCTGATCACGCTAGACAATGAAGAAGCGCGGATCGTGGTCGGCCAAAACGTGCCGGTGGTGACTGGTTCATACGCGACGCCGACCGCCAATACGACGACTTCGGTCTCCGCATTCAACACGTTCGATCGCCAGGACGTGGGTATCACGCTGCATATCAAGCCGCAGATCAGCGAGGGCGGCGTGCTCAAGCTGCAGATCTACCAGGAGGATTCCGCCGTGCAACAAGGCACGCAGTCCAACCCTGGCGGTGTGTCGATCACCAAGCGCTCGATCCAGTCCACCGTGCTGGCGGACGACGGCGAAATCATCGTGCTCGGTGGCCTGATCCAGGACAACTACGCGAACGGCAATTCGAAGGTGCCATGGCTGGGCAATATCCCGGTGCTCGGCAGTCTGTTCCGCAGCGAATCGAAGACGCGCACGAAATCGAACCTGATGGTGTTCTTGCGCCCGGTGATCGTGCGCGACCAAAGCACCAGTAGTCAGCTGGCGCTGGACCGCTACGAGTATTTGCGCGCCGAACAGGCCGCATACCAATCGGATAACCGGATCGTCAAGGACCGCGAAACGCCGTTGTTGCCGCCCGCGCCGCTGGGGCCGAACGAAGGAGGCGGGCCCGCGGCGAATAACGTGTTCGATCTGCGCTCGGCATATGGCCGCAGCGGGCCGCACCATGGCAATGGAGCCGATGCACGCGGCAACGGCGCCGCGGCGACGAGCGTGTCGCCACCTGTTGACGCACCCGACGCGTCAGTGGGTAATGCCGATGCACCGGTAGGCGCACCTGGCGCGTCAGTTGGCAATGCCGATGCATTTGTAGGCGCACCTGACGCGTCAGTTAGCAATGCTGATGCACTGGTGGGTGCACCCAACGCGTCAGTTAGTCATGCCCCTGCACCTGTGGGCGCGTCGCCTGCGCCAGCGTCGCCGGCCGATTCCACGGTGGCGCCCGGACAGCATCCGTGA